AAGTCTATAAAAGAGGATTTCCCCTGATTTTTTCTATATATAGCGAACATTACCTGAACACTATCTATGTATCCCTGCTGATACAGATTTGGTTTTGCTGAGATTTATGTTTTTCACGTTTCCGTAACACATACTTTGGTAAAATGAAAAAATATAAATCAGAAGGGAACTGGAAAATATGAAGGTACTGGGAATAAAACAAAGCTGGAGGCAATGGATAGCCGCCATACTGGTTGTGGTGATATCCGTCATGACCCCGTTTCAGACTGTGGCGGAGCATGGAAACAGCTTCCAGGCGGTTAATGATGTTGAGGAAGATGAAATCTTACTGGTCGATGACAGGGCGTTTGGCAATGTCTGGCAGGGCCATACTCCCTCTGATTCAGAGTTGGATGAGGAGGAGGATTGGGGGCATAGTACACCTTCTGATGCTGAATCAGAGGACGATATGGAACTTAGTACGCCCTCCGATTCCGAACTGGGAGAGGACATAGAACTGGAACGAAGTACACCGTCTGATATCAATCTGATGAGTGCAGATAACTTATATTGCGTCAAGTTTTATGTGGATTCAGAACTATGGGATGTGCAGGATGTTGAACGGGGCGGGCGGGCCCAGGAACCAGATCGTCCTTCAAAGGATGGCTATACTTTTGTAGGATGGAGCGCTGATTATACCAATGTAGCCAGGCATTTATCGGCAAGAGCTCAGTTTGTAAAAGGAACTTATGAGACACATAGAGTAACTTTTATTGATTATGACGGAAGCTGGTTAGCGAATGCACAGTATGTCATTAATGGACAGGATGCCTCTCGTCCAAGCAGCCCCAAACGGGATGGATATACATTTGTGGGCTGGGATAACCAGCGATTCTGTATTAAAAAGGATACTGTTATCACAGCACAATACCAGAAAGGGGACCTGAAAACCTATTTTCTTCAATACAAGGGCCGCTGTCCAGATAAAGACGGATCTTATAATCTTTTGAAAGAGGAATGGGTAGTGGAGGGGCAGGATGGTTCCCCACCGGAGTCGGAAGTGATACCTGGCTATACGTTTTGCCGCTGGCCTGATTCTGAATTCTACACGAATGTTCGGAGAGACTATACAATCCACGGTAAATATTATACTGGAGATGTTGAAACCTATAAAGTGGAGTTTGTCGACTACGACGGCCGCATGTTGTACGCCCCTCAGCAGATAGCCTGCGGACAGGATGCCTCTCGTCCAAGCAGCCCCAAACGGGATGGATATACGTTTGTAGGCTGGGATAACCAGCGATTCTGTATTAAAAAGGATACTGTTATCACAGCACAATACCAGAAAGGAGACCTGAAAACCTATTTTCTTCAATACAAGGGCCGTTGTCCAGATAAAGACGGATATTTTAATCTTTTGAAAGAGGAATGGGTAGTGGAGGGACAGGACGGTTCCCCACCGGAGTCGGAAGTGATACCTGGCTATACTTTTTGCGGCTGGCCTGATTCAGAATACTATACAAATGTCCAGGAGGACTATACAATCCGTGGTGAATATTATGCTGGAGATGTTGAAACCTATAAAGTAGAGTTTGTCGACTACGACGGCCGCATGTTGTACGCCCCTCAGCAGATAGCCCGCGGACAGGACGCCTCTCGTCCAAGCAGCCCCAAACGGGATGGATACACGTTTGTGGGCTGGGATAACCAGCGATTCTGTATTAAAAAGGATACTGTTATCACAGCACAATACCAGAAAGGAGACCTGAAAACCTATTTTCTTCAATACAAGGGCCGTTGTCCAGATAAAGACGGATATTTTAATCTTTTGAAAGAGGAATGGGTAGTGGAGGGACAGGACGGTTCCCCGCCTGAGTCGGAAGTAATACCTGGCTATACGTTTTGCCGCTGGCCTGATTCTGAATACTATACAAATGTCCAGGAGGACTATACAATCCGTGGTGAATATTATGCTGGAGATGTTGAAACCTATAAAGTGGAGTTTGTCGACTACGACGGTCGCATGTTGTACGCCCCTCAGCAGATAGCCCGCGGACAGGACGCCTCTCGTCCAAGCAGCCCCAAACGGGATGGATACACGTTTGTGGGCTGGGATAACCAGCGATTCTGTATTAAAAAGGATACTGTTATCACAGCACAATACCAGAAAGGGGACCTGAAAACCTATTTTCTTCAATACAAAGGCCGCTGTCCAGACAAAGACGGATTTTATAATCTTTTGAAAGAGGAATGGGTAGTTGAGGGACAGGACGGTTCCCCACCGGAGTCGGAGTTAATACCTGGCTATACGTTTTGCCGTTGGCCCGATTCTGAATTCTACACGAATGTTCGGAGAAACTATACAATCTTCGGTAAATATTACACTGGAGATGTAGAAACCTATAAAGTGGAGTTTGTCGACTATGATGGGCGCATGCTGTATGCCCCTCAATATATAACAGAAGGAGCTGAACCGGACGTTCCCAAAAATCCAACAAGGGATGGGTATACATTCACCGGATGGGATAAAACATTCTACCAGATAACAGCCCCAATAAAGATTCGGGCAGTGTATATACCGGGGACACATAATACCCATAAGGTTAAGTTTTATGGTAAAATAACAGGGGTGCAATCATGGGTAGTACTAAAAGAAGCACAGGTTCCAACCGGATATGATGCCTCTGCTCCCATTCCTCCAGTATATGCAGGTTATGTATTTACGGGATGGGACAGCAGCTATACAAATATCCAGTCCAACAAATACATTTATGCAAGTTACCAATCAGAAGATTCCGTAACCGGAACAAACAAGCTTAGGATATATAAAACCCTGCTGTCAAAATTAGACTTATCGGACGAGCTTGAAGATGCCCTAATTCAGTTAGGCGAATATCTGGCAAACGCTGATAATGACGGACCGACCTCCAGGTCACTTGTGGTCAGCGGTGAATTAATTGTACTTATTGCTACGCTTATATACTCATGTGGAGTGTATCTGGCCAGGCCTCTGTTCAAAAGTATAGCGAATTGCATCACTACGTGCTTTGGACATGTTGCTGACGCGGTTGTGGATGCGATAGAGGCTGAACTTGAAGTGCTTATAAACGAGGGGGAATCTGAGGCTATAGCCATTGGCTTGGGAGATATTGCAGGACAATATGGTCTTTTTGAATGTAAAGAAGCGGCTGATGCCATGGCTGAGTACTTGAGAAAACAGAAACAGGAATTTAAATTTATTACGATGAAATATCCAGCCTATTCAAGTGGTTATATTATTTCTTTCACTAGAGAAGCACTTTTTGGCATTAATAGTGAAGAGTCTATAATAAGCAAAAATGGCTATCATTATGGTATTGAATATTACGGAATAGTTTATTGTAATGTTCACCCATTGGGTTTGCCAAGAGCGGTATGGGAGGCTGATTTCTGGGGAGATGGGCAGGCCGAAAGAACAATTACACCACCTTAAATTAAATCTGAAAAAAGGAGTCGGAATATCTTCCGAAATAAGAGATGAAAGAATTAATAGATGTATTATATCTAATAAAAGAAAATCCTGATGAATATATAGGAAAAAGGAGTTTGGAAAGATTATATTGTTTTATTCATGGTTATGTTAAGTGCCAATATATAAAAGATTGTACTACCCCTATATGGCTAGAAAAATTTATGATATATTTGCAAGAAAAATACAGTGAAAAAAGGTGTATTGAAGTTCCATCTATAATACGCCAAATTACTTTATCAGATGAAGAGGCGTTTGATAAATACTATGAACTTTTAGAAGATTTCTTCCAAAATGTTTGAAAGGTGGTGTATGAATGAATTATATGAAAGATGTACTATATGAAATGAGAAACAGACCTATAGTGTACTTGGGTAAAAATGAAATTGAATATTTATATGCATATATAAATGGCTATATGTATCGACTTTTTCAAGAAGAAGATACCATACCAGAATTTTATCCAGGATTTCAGGAATACATCGAAACAAAATACAATGTAACCACCGGGCAGCATTGGAGCAAAATTCTTGATTTCTATTCTGAGAGTGAGGAAGAGGCATTAAAAAAATTTTTTCAGCATTTAGATGAATACACACAGATTGATGAGAATGGAAAAAAGAACAATTAATGTATCCTAGTATTCACCCGGCTTTGCCGGGCGATGTCCCTCGGCGTGGGTGGCGCAAAGCCACCCAGCCTTTAACCCGCACACAATTCGACCTTACCAATTTCAAGACAAGAAGTGAGATTTTCGGCAAATTAAACAAAGCTATTGTAACCCTGTTTTTAAATTGCCCTACAAATCCAGAATACTGCGGCACTGGCATATCTTCAGGTGGCTACCAAAAGCGGCACACTGGGCGATACGGTGCGTCACGTACGGCAATTACATCTGTGATGGTTCTTGCGGTTTTCTCTCTGTGTATGATCAAGTAAAGGAGGATGCTCGTGCATGTTTCACCAGTAAGAAACCGGTAAGGGAAATGCAAGAATCCGTAAGTTGACCATTCATAATCTTTCATAGTAATATTGCGCGGAAGAGGGGGTACGGGGGAAATGAAATACCAGAAAATAATACGTCACGAATCTATAAGAAATATATTTTCCCAGCCCTTTATGCGGCATTATTCCATAAATCTCCCTGCAGTTTCTGCATCACATTCCACAAATATTAAAAACAATCGAAAAATGACTTGAAAGCATCATCAATCAGAGCTAACATACACCACACCCTGAAAGAAATAAGTTCCCTTTGCCTGGCAGCATCACAGGCTCGGCTCTGAGCCGCAAACAGAAATAAGGCAACGTTTTTGGCTTTTTTTGCGTTTGAAATGGTTGTATTTAAAGCGAATATGGAAAAAATTTCAAATAAATTTTAAAAAGTTGTTGACGGCTAACTTTAGTTAGCGTATACTAATTCATGTCAAATACAATCCAGAGGATCTGATAAATTTTGAGAAAAGAGGGTGAACATATGCCGCTTACAATGATGCCGGCCGGAGAGGTGAGCAGGATTCACAGAGTTGGTGGAAACGACGAGACCAGGAGATTCCTTGAAAATCTGGGATTTGTTTCCGGAACGGAGATTACAGTCATATCAGCGATCGGAGGGAACGTGATCGTGAACGTTAAGGACTCCAGGGTCGCGGTCAATGAGGATATGGCGCGGCACATTATGGTTTAGGATATCATTTTATGGATGCCGTATCATATGAGAGATCAGTCATAAGGAAGGGGATATAAGCGATGACGTTAGGTGATGCAGAGGTTGGAAGCACCGTTATGGTAAAGAAGATCACAGGTGACGGCGCGTACAAGCGGCGGATTATGGATATGGGGATCACGAAGGGAAGCGAGCTTTATATCAGGAAGCTGGCGCCGCTTGGCGATCCGGTGGAGATCACCGTGAGGGGGTATGAGCTTTCTTTGAGAAAGAACGACGCTCAGTGTGTGGAAGTGGAGTAAGACCTGATCATATTGTTTGAAAAAATGAACAGAGAAAAGAACGGCTCATGGGAGGAGAAAAGAGATGGCGATAAAGATTGCACTTGCCGGAAACCCGAACTGTGGAAAGACCACAATGTTCAATGCGCTGACCGGGGCAAACCAGTATGTTGGAAACTGGCCGGGGGTTACCGTAGAGAAAAAAGAAGGAAGGTTAAAGTCAAAAGGGAAACATGAGGACGTCATCGTGACGGACCTGCCGGGAATTTACTCCCTTTCTCCGTACACATTGGAGGAAGTGGTAAGCCGTGATTACCTCCTGAAGGAGGATCCGGATGTGATCGTGAACCTGGTGGATGCGACGAATATCGAGAGGAACTTATACTTGACCACCCAGCTGGTTGAGACCGGGATCCCGGTTGTGATCGCTCTGAATATGACGGACCTTCTGGAAAAGAGAGAGATCAGGATCGATACGGAGCGCTTATCCATGCTTATGGGCTGTCCGGTCATCGAGACATCTGCTCTGAAGCAGACAGGTCTTGACCGGCTGATCGACGAGGCTGTGGTTGTTGCAAAGAAGCGCACTGCCGACGTACCGGGGGAGATTTTTTCAAAGGAGATGGAGCGCGCAATCGCTGAAATACAGGATGCGTTGCCGTCAGAGCTTGCAGAGAACCAGAAAAGGTGGTATGCTGTTAAGTTACTGGAGAACGACAGCAAAGTGGTGGAGAGCATACAGCTTTCCGGTGCTGGAAGGACTGCTGTGGAAAAGGTGAGAAAAGCACTGGAGCAGCAGCGCGATGATGATATGGAAAGTATTGTAACCGATGAGCGTTACCGATATATCCAGAAGATCGTCTCCACTTCCGTGAAAAAAGGAAAAAACAAGATGACGGTCTCCGATAAGATCGATCAGGTGGTGACCAACCGGATCCTGGGAATCCCGATCTTTGTGGCCGTGATGTTTGTGGTTTATTACATATCTGTTACTACCATCGGTACTCTTGTGACTGACTGGACCAACGACACCTTTGTGGGGGCGGTCCAGGGAGTTGTGGGTGATTTCCTTGTGAGCGTGGGTACCAGCGATGTGATCCAGAGCCTTGTGGTGGATGGTGTGATCGGCGGTGTTGGAGCGGTGCTGGGCTTTGTGCCTCAGATGGCGATCCTGTTTTTATTCCTCTCCATCCTGGAGGACTGCGGCTACATGGTGCGTATCGCATTTGTTATGGACCGCGTATTCCGCCATTTCGGGCTTTCCGGAAAGAGCTTTATCCCGCTGCTGATCTCTTCCGGCTGCGGTATTCCCGGGATCATGGCGTCCAGGACGATCGAGCAGGACAACGACAGACGCCTTACGATCATGACGGCTACGTTTATCCCCTGCGGCGCGAAGCTGCCGGTCATCGCTCTGATGGGCGGCGTTATGGCGGGTTACGCTACGGGGAGCTATGAGGCAGGCGGTTTGATCGCCCCGGCCATGTATTTTATCGGGATTGCGGCAGTTCTGGTTTCTGCGATCATGCTGAAGAAAACAAAACCGTTTTCCGGCAAACCGGCCCCGTTTGTCATGGAGCTTCCGCAGTACCATCTTCCGTCTGTAAAGACCGTGCTTCTGCATGTGTGGGAGAGGCTGAAAGGGTTTATCATTAAGGCAGGTACGATCCTGTTCCTGGCCTGTGTCGTTATGTGGTTCCTGGGCGGTTTCGGGTTTACTGAGGGCGGCTTCGGTATCGTGGAGGACAGTGCAGATAGTCTGCTGGCATTAGTCGGCGGCGCGATTGCGCCTCTGTTTGCACCCCTGGGATTTGGCGGATGGCAGCCTGTGGCAGCCTCCCTGTCCGGTTTTACGGCAAAAGAAGCGATCGTGTCGACCATGGGCGTGCTTGCCAATGTGGCAGGTGACACCGAGGATGCGGTAACCGTTGCTCAGGCGGTACAGATGTGGTTCCCGACCACTCTGGCGGCATTTTCCTTCCTTCTGTTCAACATGCTGGATTCACCGTGTCTTGCGGCGATCGCTACCATGGCACAGCAGCTTCAGTCCAGAAAATGGTTTTGGTTTGCGATCCTGTTCCAGAACATCTTTGCATACATGGTATGCTTAAGTGTATACCAGATCGGTTCCTTTGTAATGGGAGGTGCATTTGGACTGGGTACTGTTGCGGGGATCGCGGTGGCGCTGGTGATTCTGTTCATGCTGTTCAGGCCAGATCCATATAAGGATCAGAAAACTTCTTACAGGAGTTCTGTTCAGGCAGCGTCTTAGTCTTTCCTGGCAGAGAAAGGTGATAGAATGATAGTAGATATTGTGATTGCAGCCCTGATATTCGGGTACTGTGCATATGTGATCTACCGACAGCGCAAAGACCGTCAGGCGGGCGGATGTACCGGCTGCTGCGGCAGCTGCGGAGGCTGCAGCCATGCCTGTACGCCAACACATGGAGTGCCGGCACATGGCGCAGCTGACGGAAAAAGGAGCTGACGGTCATGGGGAATTCGACAGGTTCCATGTTCTATATGGTGGTGATCCTTAGTGGAGCCTATCTGGCGGGAATGCTGCTTTTTGAAGGATATCGTTTCTTTAAGAAATGGCGGGACAGGAGACGGGACCGCCGGTTTGGCGAAGAGAAAGGCTAGAGGGGTACAGCGTGGCAAATGTGATTGTATTGCTTTTGGTTGTCATGCTTTTAGCGCTTGCGCTGAAAGGCACGATAAAGCATTTTAAGGGAGAAGGCCCCTGCTGCGGCGGAGGGGCCTGCGGCCTGCCTCCCACAGCGGAAAAGAAGCTGGAGCAGCCCGTTATGGAGAAGATGACGATCCATGTATCCGGCATGCACTGCCAGAATTGTGTGAATACCCTTACAAGAGCTATTGACAGGATTGACGGAGCATCCGCCAGAGTCAGTCTGAGCCGGCAACAGGCAGTTGTTTCCTGTGACCGGAAGATCGGCGAGAGTAGCCTGCGCAAAGCAGTGGAGGATGCCGGATATCAGGTGGTTTCCATAGAATCCCAGTAAAAGTTGCAGGAAAAACAACTTGACATTTTCTCTGAGTTAGCGTATGATAACTATGAGAATGATAATCAGTATTACATAACTGATTTTGCTGCCAGATGAAAATGTAAAGAGGAGGTTCGCTTATGTCTGTTGAGGCAAAAAAAGGATTTATTATACAGGAACTGAAAAAGAACGGATGCAGGATCACCAGTCAGAGACAGCTTTTGATCGATATTATTCTTCAGGATGAATGCAGCTGTTGTAAGGAGATCTATTACAGCGCGGCCAAGCTCGATCCGACCATTGGTATGGCAACGGTTTACCGCATGGTGAAGACCCTTGAGGATGCCGGGCTGATAAAGCGGAAAAATATGTACCGCATTGATTGTGAGAGTGCAGCCGCCAGTGCATAGATATGTGAAGTGACAGATTGGTCATAAGGATATTGCAGTAACGAAAACAGGATTTTCAGCGTAAAGCGAAGGTCCTGTTTTTTTGTTGGCACACCGGATTTTCTGCGGTCTTTTAATTCTGGTCTGAAAGGGAATCGCTTCTTGTTTTTGCAGGAATAATAGCATATAATGAAAAATACGGAAGCAGTTTGTATCAATAAATAAAATACAGGGATTGGAAACAGATCAAGATGGATATTACTGCAATTAAGTATTTTTTATGTCTGGCAGAGTGCTTGAATTTTTCGGAGGCGGCAGAGCGGAATTATATCTCTCAGTCCTCATTCTCAAAAACCATCATAAAATTGGAGAAAGAGATCGGCGTAAAGCTGGTGGACCGGAAACATCATCCGATCGCTTTGACCAAGGGCGGGGAGTGCTTTTACCGGCATTTTAAAGCCATGGAGCCTGTGTATAGAGGAGCCATGGACGACCTGATGCGTTATTCGGACAACGAGGAGATCAGTGTGCTCATCTGTCCCAAATCTTACGCTTTTAAAGATGCGCTGAACGATTTTGTCATCAATACGGCAGGTGCCAGCGTTCGTTTTATGGAGACAACGAACTACAGGGAGATCATAGAAACCATGCTTTCAGGCGATTATACGTTCAGCATCAGTTCCCGTCCGCTGATCGTCCCTCCCCAGCTTAAGGTCACGGAATTGTATGACGACTCCCTTTATCTGGCTGTGCCCAGGGATTCTGTATTTGCGGGTAAGAAGATGGTCTCTTTGACAGAGCTGGATGGGGAAGTTCTGGTAGAAAGCAGCTTTTCCAAATGTCTTGTGGAAGAACTGATGGAACAGTTCCCATTCCGTCCCCGTCGGATCATACCGGACGACGGGACGGAAATGCGGCGGGAAGAGATGTTCCACAGGGTTATGGTAGGCGTGGGTGCCAGTATCAATCCGGGCAGAGATATTACCGCCTTTCGGGGAAGTAATATCGTCTGCGTACCGATCAAAGAAATGCTGGAATTCCCGGTGGTCCTGCTTGAGCAGGCAGGAGAACCGGATTCGCTGGTGAAACAGCATTTCCGCAGCTGGATGAGAAAAAATCTGGAGGGGTATGTTTACAGCAAACTGGAATCCCTGGAGACTACTGAAACGTAATGTGGTCAATCTGAATGCGGCCGGAGAGGATCTCAATCTTAATACAGTGCCGCCGGCTGACCGGCAGGGACAGGCTTTCGATTTCCTTAAAACTGCCGCTGCCTGGGATCTGCACCATATAACCGCCATTGCCGTTGCTGATCTGAATGGAAGAAGGTTCTGCTGCGCGCAGAGTCAGATACACTCTGCATTTCTCTCTCACATCAAAAACGGTATAGGAGACGTACTCGCCGGTATTCAATTCCAAAAGCAGGTTTTCCAATGGCCTTTGTACAGGAGCGGGGGAAGGATCGAAGGCCATGGAGCGGCGGGGTGGGAGCTTCCCGTCTTTTAATACCAGCTTGATCCGGTCTTCCGTTCGGTAATCAAATACATTTCCATAATCCCACCCTCCATAGAAAGAGTGGGGGGCGGAATCGTAAGCGGCGGCAGGCACCTGCCTTCCGGGTTTCCGAAGGATGTACGCGTGCTGCTCGGGGGACAGGATGCAGTTTTCAAATTTCATGTTCTCCAGCATTTCGTCAAAGATAGCCTGGCATTCTGTATAAGATGGACGGGGGGCGCCCTCGTTTAAGCAGGCCAGTATGGTGTCCCAGTTTCTGGGGAGCCGGTACTGTACCGGGTCCCGCCGGAGCGATCCATCCGGAAGCGTGGATACCTTCCAGCTCCAGAGGTTAAAACCGATGCCCAGGCAGTCTGCTGCCTCCAGCAGTGCGGCGATGTCCTGATAAGGCCCGCCGCCTTCGCCCATCCAGACCGGAACATTGAGCCGGAGGCCTGGCTCCAGATACCGGAACAGAGAACGGCGTTCCGGAGAAAGACCATAATAATGGATATGGATGCACCAGTTATTGCATGCCGGGTCAAAATTGTGGTCAAATATTTCGGTGTTGGTGGCAGCCTGTGCGCCTTCTAAGGTGAGCATGTGGTTTTTGTCAATAGCGCGGATCCGTTCTATCAGCTGGTCGTAGAAAGTGGACAGCCTGGGCATCAGGTACAGGGAGTCTGATGATGCCAGCGGCTCGTTGAGCAGATCGTAGCCGCCCACGATCCACCGGTCTTTGTAACGTCTTGCGATTTCTTCCCATAAAAGCATTGTGCGTTCCATGCTCTCTTCCTCAAGAAAAAAACGGGGGAAGTATTCCAGGCCGTCATCGCACCGGATACCGGATTGTCCTCCCGGCGCTGTGTGCATATCGAGTATTGCATAGAGCCGGTATTTTTCGCACCAGTCCAGGACCGTTGTCAGCATCTCAAAGCCATCCTCATTCCATTGGATCTCTGATTCCTCCGGAAGGAATACCCTGGCATTTAAGGGGAGACGGATGGAATTATATCCGTATTGTGCCATCGCTTTGATATCGGCTTCTCCCAGATGGTTATGATACCATTTGGGCCAAAATTCACGTGCATATTTACTGCCGCACAGCAGGCGGATGCTGCTTTCTATGGTCCGGGCCCGGTCAAAGCGCTCCGGTACCTGGTGGGGATCTTTACCTGACCAGGGGCGCGGATAGTCCCCGCACAAAAACCCCTCCGGATTGGTCCAGTTTCCGGCTCCCCAGCCCCGCAGCAGGATCTCTTCTCCATTTCCATTACACATCCTGCGCCCGTCGGCGTGCAGAAAACCAGAAACACGTTCATTGGAATATATATCCATAATCATACCTCCATTCTGATTTCTATTAGTTAAAGTATAATATAGGTCTCAGCTGCCGTTCAATTCAAATATAGCGGTGCAGGTGATTCCAAAATGGAATACAAAAATGCGTGATGCCACAGACAGTTACCGAGAAGCTGTTAAGCGGCATTATTTTTTGTATAAGGAAAAACACATTATTCTGTTTTGGAATAATTGACGCATGGAAAGATGAATTGAGATGCGATCGCTTTTTTGGTAGTATAAAAGCACGAAATGAATCCATAAAACGACAAAAAAATGGTGGAATTTACCATTATCTCCATTGCTGGCACAGGGGATTGTCGGAAATGTGCCGAATCACTGAGACGGTTCCTTGAACGGGAGCGTCCGGAAAAAGAGAAGGAGAGGGTACTTTATGAAAAGGAACACATGGAAACGGGCAGTTAGTATGTTTGCAGCGGCAGGGCTTGCAGCCAGCCTGCTTGCCGGGTGCGGGGGCAGCAGTTCCCAGGATCAGCCAGCGGCGGCTGTAAAAGGTACGAAGGATGTTGATCCGGAAGGTACAGCAGCAGTGAAGAACGTGGCGTTTGCAATCTCCTCCGACAACGGAGACCTGTCGCCATTTGGCGGTGACAGCGGCGGGCGTCATCATACCTACCGGATGCTGTATGATTGTCTCTGTGCAAGCTACGGCCTGGGCCAGAGCGTGGAAGATCTTCAGGGGCAGATCGCAAAATCATGGACGGTTGTGGACAGCAGGACAGTGGATGTGGAGCTGTATGATTATGTAAAGGACAGCCAGGGGAACGAGATCAAGGCCAGCGATGTGGTTTACAGCTATGAGCAGGCCATAGCAAGCGGAACGATGGAAAAGTTAAACGGTTATTT
This portion of the Clostridium sp. AN503 genome encodes:
- a CDS encoding InlB B-repeat-containing protein; amino-acid sequence: MKVLGIKQSWRQWIAAILVVVISVMTPFQTVAEHGNSFQAVNDVEEDEILLVDDRAFGNVWQGHTPSDSELDEEEDWGHSTPSDAESEDDMELSTPSDSELGEDIELERSTPSDINLMSADNLYCVKFYVDSELWDVQDVERGGRAQEPDRPSKDGYTFVGWSADYTNVARHLSARAQFVKGTYETHRVTFIDYDGSWLANAQYVINGQDASRPSSPKRDGYTFVGWDNQRFCIKKDTVITAQYQKGDLKTYFLQYKGRCPDKDGSYNLLKEEWVVEGQDGSPPESEVIPGYTFCRWPDSEFYTNVRRDYTIHGKYYTGDVETYKVEFVDYDGRMLYAPQQIACGQDASRPSSPKRDGYTFVGWDNQRFCIKKDTVITAQYQKGDLKTYFLQYKGRCPDKDGYFNLLKEEWVVEGQDGSPPESEVIPGYTFCGWPDSEYYTNVQEDYTIRGEYYAGDVETYKVEFVDYDGRMLYAPQQIARGQDASRPSSPKRDGYTFVGWDNQRFCIKKDTVITAQYQKGDLKTYFLQYKGRCPDKDGYFNLLKEEWVVEGQDGSPPESEVIPGYTFCRWPDSEYYTNVQEDYTIRGEYYAGDVETYKVEFVDYDGRMLYAPQQIARGQDASRPSSPKRDGYTFVGWDNQRFCIKKDTVITAQYQKGDLKTYFLQYKGRCPDKDGFYNLLKEEWVVEGQDGSPPESELIPGYTFCRWPDSEFYTNVRRNYTIFGKYYTGDVETYKVEFVDYDGRMLYAPQYITEGAEPDVPKNPTRDGYTFTGWDKTFYQITAPIKIRAVYIPGTHNTHKVKFYGKITGVQSWVVLKEAQVPTGYDASAPIPPVYAGYVFTGWDSSYTNIQSNKYIYASYQSEDSVTGTNKLRIYKTLLSKLDLSDELEDALIQLGEYLANADNDGPTSRSLVVSGELIVLIATLIYSCGVYLARPLFKSIANCITTCFGHVADAVVDAIEAELEVLINEGESEAIAIGLGDIAGQYGLFECKEAADAMAEYLRKQKQEFKFITMKYPAYSSGYIISFTREALFGINSEESIISKNGYHYGIEYYGIVYCNVHPLGLPRAVWEADFWGDGQAERTITPP
- a CDS encoding FeoA family protein, with product MPLTMMPAGEVSRIHRVGGNDETRRFLENLGFVSGTEITVISAIGGNVIVNVKDSRVAVNEDMARHIMV
- a CDS encoding ferrous iron transport protein A is translated as MTLGDAEVGSTVMVKKITGDGAYKRRIMDMGITKGSELYIRKLAPLGDPVEITVRGYELSLRKNDAQCVEVE
- the feoB gene encoding ferrous iron transport protein B; the encoded protein is MAIKIALAGNPNCGKTTMFNALTGANQYVGNWPGVTVEKKEGRLKSKGKHEDVIVTDLPGIYSLSPYTLEEVVSRDYLLKEDPDVIVNLVDATNIERNLYLTTQLVETGIPVVIALNMTDLLEKREIRIDTERLSMLMGCPVIETSALKQTGLDRLIDEAVVVAKKRTADVPGEIFSKEMERAIAEIQDALPSELAENQKRWYAVKLLENDSKVVESIQLSGAGRTAVEKVRKALEQQRDDDMESIVTDERYRYIQKIVSTSVKKGKNKMTVSDKIDQVVTNRILGIPIFVAVMFVVYYISVTTIGTLVTDWTNDTFVGAVQGVVGDFLVSVGTSDVIQSLVVDGVIGGVGAVLGFVPQMAILFLFLSILEDCGYMVRIAFVMDRVFRHFGLSGKSFIPLLISSGCGIPGIMASRTIEQDNDRRLTIMTATFIPCGAKLPVIALMGGVMAGYATGSYEAGGLIAPAMYFIGIAAVLVSAIMLKKTKPFSGKPAPFVMELPQYHLPSVKTVLLHVWERLKGFIIKAGTILFLACVVMWFLGGFGFTEGGFGIVEDSADSLLALVGGAIAPLFAPLGFGGWQPVAASLSGFTAKEAIVSTMGVLANVAGDTEDAVTVAQAVQMWFPTTLAAFSFLLFNMLDSPCLAAIATMAQQLQSRKWFWFAILFQNIFAYMVCLSVYQIGSFVMGGAFGLGTVAGIAVALVILFMLFRPDPYKDQKTSYRSSVQAAS
- a CDS encoding FeoB-associated Cys-rich membrane protein, translated to MIVDIVIAALIFGYCAYVIYRQRKDRQAGGCTGCCGSCGGCSHACTPTHGVPAHGAADGKRS
- a CDS encoding heavy-metal-associated domain-containing protein yields the protein MANVIVLLLVVMLLALALKGTIKHFKGEGPCCGGGACGLPPTAEKKLEQPVMEKMTIHVSGMHCQNCVNTLTRAIDRIDGASARVSLSRQQAVVSCDRKIGESSLRKAVEDAGYQVVSIESQ
- a CDS encoding transcriptional repressor, which codes for MSVEAKKGFIIQELKKNGCRITSQRQLLIDIILQDECSCCKEIYYSAAKLDPTIGMATVYRMVKTLEDAGLIKRKNMYRIDCESAAASA
- a CDS encoding LysR family transcriptional regulator yields the protein MDITAIKYFLCLAECLNFSEAAERNYISQSSFSKTIIKLEKEIGVKLVDRKHHPIALTKGGECFYRHFKAMEPVYRGAMDDLMRYSDNEEISVLICPKSYAFKDALNDFVINTAGASVRFMETTNYREIIETMLSGDYTFSISSRPLIVPPQLKVTELYDDSLYLAVPRDSVFAGKKMVSLTELDGEVLVESSFSKCLVEELMEQFPFRPRRIIPDDGTEMRREEMFHRVMVGVGASINPGRDITAFRGSNIVCVPIKEMLEFPVVLLEQAGEPDSLVKQHFRSWMRKNLEGYVYSKLESLETTET